The DNA segment GACGGCCCGACCGCCGCTCCATGCAACCTTCCTGGCCTGGAGACCGAGAATGAGCCTCACCGTTGCAGCAACACCGTCTCCTGCACCTTCAGGCCACCGGCAAGCGCGTCGCGGGCGTGCTGGCGGGCGCCCGGAAGGTCGTGATCGCGGTAGTTGCCGCATTCGAGTTCGCTGACCCCCGGGATGGGGCGGTCGTGGGCCTCGGTGTCGCGCAGGGCCGCCTCGAAGGCGCGGAGCACGCCCTGCTCGTCGGGCTCGCCAATGACGGCCATATACATGCCTGTGCGGCAGCCCATCGGGGAAACGTCCACCACATGGTCGAGGTGGTCGCGCAGATACCCGGCGAGGAGGTGTTCGAGCGTGTGGATGGCCGCCGGCTCGATGGCTCCCCGGTTGGGTTGCAGCAGGCGCAGGTCGTACTTGCTGATGCTGTCGCCCCGGGGGGTTCTCTTCACCCCGGCCAGCCGGACGTAGGGGGCCTGAACTTTGCTGTGGTCGAGGTCGAAAGATTCCACGTTCGCCATGCCTCCATTGTCGGCAGACCGCTGCGGGACAATGTGAGGGTGACGGGGGGCGGCAGCTACCTATACTGCCCGGGTGCCGACCCTGCTCGACCGCACGCGCGCCCTGCCCGTCTGGGTGCCGCTGCTGATTGCCGCCCTCCTCGTCGCCGCCGACCAGGCCCTCAAGGCGTGGGCGCTTGCCAACCTGACTTACGGGGCGGCGCCGATTCCCTTCCTGCCGGGGGTGCTGGATTGGCAGCTCACCTTCAACACGGGGGCGGCGTGGAGCCTGTTTTCCGGCTCGGCCGTGCCGTTGGCCCTGGCTCGTCTGGCCGTGGGCGTGGGTCTGCTCGTGTATGTGATCGTGCGTCCACAAAGCCGCTTCCTGACGGTCGTGCTCAGCATGATCGCCGCCGGGGCCATCGGCAACACCATCGACGGGCTGCGGCAGGGCAAGGTCACCGACATGCTGCACGCGCCGCCGCTGAGCGCCGTCACCCGCGCCCTGGGCGCCGGGGACTTCCCGATTTTCAATATTGCGGACTCGTGCGTGGTGGTCGGCACGCTGCTCCTCCTGATCGTCAGCCTCGTGCAAGGCCGGGAGCAGAAGATCTGAGGGCGGATCGGTCAGACGCAGCCACAGAAAGGCGGCGCCCCCATCCACTCGGGACAGGGGCGCTTGAGCAGGTGGGACCCGGCTCTCAGATCAGGCTCTTGCGGCACTTCGTGCAGACGCGCATCCGCACGGAAACGCCCGCCCGGGTGACGGTGAGGGGTTGGAGATTGGGCTTTTGAAACCGCTTGGTCACGCCGGTCACCTTGCGGCCGACGCCGCCCGCCGCGCGGGCCTTACCACGGCGAATGACCGAGTTCACCACAATCGGCCCCTTACCGCACACTTCGCACACTCTGGACATCTTCGCACTCCTTCTTGAGCCTGGCCCAGTGTTCTGCCGGGGGCGGGTTCGTCCGGCACATTCGTTCGGCACGGAGGCCGGGAAGCGCCGCCGCGCCGGGCGGGGTCAG comes from the Deinococcus aestuarii genome and includes:
- a CDS encoding S-ribosylhomocysteine lyase — its product is MANVESFDLDHSKVQAPYVRLAGVKRTPRGDSISKYDLRLLQPNRGAIEPAAIHTLEHLLAGYLRDHLDHVVDVSPMGCRTGMYMAVIGEPDEQGVLRAFEAALRDTEAHDRPIPGVSELECGNYRDHDLPGARQHARDALAGGLKVQETVLLQR
- the lspA gene encoding signal peptidase II, producing MPTLLDRTRALPVWVPLLIAALLVAADQALKAWALANLTYGAAPIPFLPGVLDWQLTFNTGAAWSLFSGSAVPLALARLAVGVGLLVYVIVRPQSRFLTVVLSMIAAGAIGNTIDGLRQGKVTDMLHAPPLSAVTRALGAGDFPIFNIADSCVVVGTLLLLIVSLVQGREQKI
- the rpmB gene encoding 50S ribosomal protein L28, coding for MSRVCEVCGKGPIVVNSVIRRGKARAAGGVGRKVTGVTKRFQKPNLQPLTVTRAGVSVRMRVCTKCRKSLI